In Cryptomeria japonica chromosome 5, Sugi_1.0, whole genome shotgun sequence, the genomic window aagagcacatatggattggtagaAGGAAATTTGATACATGTTTGGAGACCTAGTTGAATTCCCTTTGAGATTCCATGATTTGTTTTTACAGAAGATTTGACTGGTGAAGCCTTCTAAGGCCAAGTTTGCATGTCACCTAGGTAggccaaaaacacttgaaaataggATAGTTTTAGATACCCCATGTGTACAGAGAACCCAGATAccattttgcaatattgtttgtaaatcttaaaagggtactcataaatgtaatttatttgagGCCTTATGTGGGTGAATGTGAAACTAATCCCTGAAAACcataataggagggctaattgcattaggcctatttggagcccgGTAAAGACATAGTAAGGTTGAAAAGGCTCAGTGATGGGCTTGAAGGTGATAAAACCCATAAAATAAATCAAAGAGACTATGTAAATTCATTTTACACACAGAACAAGTTAGTGAAttaagatcctttgcagaggttgttggagcacttGGAAGTGGTGTtagagattgaggtggaatcctcaataggaagtgttgattgttaaagatcagtggctataccttggaggcaagccaaagtggattagGCCTTGGAGGTATAACTAGTAGAACCCTTACTAATTACCATTGGATGGGCtagaggagttagagggttgaagAGAGTAAGGAAGACAACTAGGTGTTTGGGagcaactccaagaatctctgcatcaatagggctctcagaactttagaaataatttcatcttttctcagagttccaccacaatattgaatttccATAAcagtctcatttaccctttccatgaatgcagtaatcctttcatcttcatccatctttaggttttcatatctcacccaataaccatcgagtttagaaatcttcactatagggtcaccttcattaagagtctccaacttatcccatatagcctttccagatgatttttcgGTTAATCCCactatttgttgatcaaaaagtacacacaagagggcttctcttgctctacaatcattctcaagctccttatccaagttttctagaggaggattgctagatgttggattatgaggtgcaacaccattctgtgtgatctcccaaatctccttaccaagacatctcagatgagtctccatttaaatattccatattgtgtaatttgttccatcaagccttagaatatctctctgaaagatagctcaagttgaactagatgaacttgaactgttagataccataggatcttcctcaagcagttaagctttctgaagagaggaccaattctctgataccaattgttagacaattcaaataaccagaagacaactgagaggggaggtgaatcaattgtctcataTTACCATAACTAttatcaattaaaactttaataccggaacccaaaacattaataccagaattcttaaaccaaataccagaatagaagttaaaccaattaagtataaacaataatcacagaataaatactatccacatgacaccaagatttgtatgcgGAAAACCCagttaggggaaaaaccatagtgggaagcctatccacagtcagataatacttctacagtaggtatgtgaattacaattgaggggcctgcacttgcaggaaggccaacagcctagagtgcactattcatcacaaaaggagtctcactgattacatagaaatccatactacaatccagagaagtgttaaactataaaagataacatctcctatgcttgagtatagttctggttaagctcaataccagaggactaagtCCTCTTACatgaacccaattcgatctccaatgatcgaccaaatcctctgactgaatgatattacattattcgcacattacatcccttgagaTTTTTCTTATCCTATCACGTGATCATTATCTACCATTCcttttacaatgagatcttacatctatatatacaaaccctcaaccataaacaatcaagtcagccactagacaataaaacaattggataattacaaaacatgtcggccttagaccaaacaaataatagccaacacataagacatctcagaaacacatcgagaggtccaatccacatgcttcattaaaccggtccataagctagaccaatcgggacccaatataggtccacacgctacatcaatgatctccattcaccaagtctcaaacatgatcaccaacaacacttatgcaattcatcaaagatcttcatcaaaatatctgatagtgaaaccctcgctagaaccagaAACAAAGCTTGTAAgtaaacaggatagcatccaatcaccagaccaaaaccaacttactggatatgaacatgagtatcatgaataagccaattccataacgaaattatatcggagcctaccggatcatgtcgtatccaaatcaaccagaaaccactcaacctaccgggaccagaagggtgcgaGTAAAGCATCccaatagctagtgttggcatcaatgacaaaacatcaatgcaacacataatcaattcctccaaatggccaacaataactTTTCCACCAGAACAAGTTTTTATAGAAAATCTCCATAATTATTGGATAAAATTACttaaatatttttctctttttattgTATTTCTTAGATTATTTTTTTGGTTGCTATATGTACAATTGATTTTTCAAGGTTTGGTTTTAATTTCCTATATCATTTAGATTCAACATCAAGATATGTGTAAAATATGTGTTGTTTATCTAACTTTTTAAGAGGTGATACTATTGAGAATGTTGAATAAGTTGGAGTTTTACATTGTCATTTTTATAAGTTTCATAGTTATGAAATTTTTGAACTATATGTATTTATATTTGAACTTTTCATTTGGTTTGTGGGACCATTCTTCAATAATATTATGTGTGATTTTAATTTTGTGTAAAGTATATCATTTATCTAAGTCATTTTGATTACTCTCTTTTTTTTGTGTTCCAGAGAGAATGACCCATAGTTATAGGAGAGTGCTCTGGATAATTTTTGATCTATTTTGTGTAGAATTTTATACTAATGATGTATTTATAATACTAGTttcttttttattataaaaattaatttaattttactaTTATTTTTCATACATAGATAtgtcaattaaaaaattaatataattttattattatttggcaCACACACATAAACTATTTGCATTAAATTAAAAAGACATAATATAGACATCTTATATTAGggatttatttttttaatgaaaagttATATCAATTTTGTGTCAAATAGTTAGTTgaacataacacataaatattgtagtttaaatattttatataaaaattgtgtgtgtgtgtgtgtgtgtgtgtgtgtgtgtgtgtgtgtgtgtgtgtgtgtgtgtgtgtgtgtgtgtgtgtgtgtgtgagagagagagagagagagagagagagagagagagagagagtcttctTAAGGATTATTTTAATAatacttatttattttattttgtccctcgttatattaaaaataaatcaaaatatttttgaaataattatgAAAGAAGATTTCCAAAGCAACTTCATGATTCTTCATTAAGATGAACcgttttttttagttttaattgAATGTGATGAAAATATTTATATAAGAATTCTCAAACAAATTTTACCAATTTTTTGTTTCTTATATTTATTCAAAACTTTTCATTGAATAGCCCCTAATTTATGCTTGTCCATATGAGTTGGCCGCAATGATTTATTTAGAGGCTAATATTTGTCAATTAGCTATTTTTCAAAATTTGGGAAtccaaatttggctaataagttcaacttttaagaTGACCAGAGTCGCCgcaatttttataaatttttattttagtgttatttaaatcgctagaaaatttattttattaattttttaactcaaagattcgccacaatattcaatacatgattggatcagattcaccaacatttaataatttattgtagaaatgttaattaattcaccaataatatatcataattattagttactttagggttatataaaaaatatttagttgccaccattgatttaagatataatctaatgaccttcattgtattccatgaggtaaattgtacctacaagttgtaatgctcatggtggttgaaattgcttttgaattgttgacctcaatgaaaatcaatggtctattTAAGCaaattttggccccatgagtattacaaattgttggtacattttatctcacaaaatatagATAGggctattatattattttaaattaatgatagaaactaaataaagtagagtctaccccttaaacttattaatgatttccaccttcatgcctctacttttctataaaaacctatttttttaaatgaaaggatttgcaatagtaattaatgcatagtcttattattttccaaggttcaccaatattttctaccaaaaaaaattgatataaaaaatttgccaataaaattaatatttttctttttaaaaaggaaagatttaccAATTAAAATtattatcttaaaaaaaaaaattaaatattcgccaagattttatatgattttttgagaGGGGTTTTCTTAAAGCTATCACTGGAGTTGGGGCTTGGGAAGGTAGGTCATATACCTTGGGTAAAATGGCCTTGATCAATAATTTGGAGGTGATAGATTTTGCCTTCAACATAGGATGAACAATAAAGGTTTCAATACTAAACACTTGCTAAAGATAAGTATTTTTGGCAATGGAAGATTAGGGAAAGTTTGCACTACTATGTATAAAACAGAACATAGACCTCTAGATCTACCAAGTCGTGTTGCTTTCAACTTCAAATATTATGTCAAACCCCCATAGGATTTCATGGCATGTATTTTGTGCTAATTGTTCTATTTATTCATGGTTCTCATCATCAACTATTGCTTAAGGTGGCTTAGGATTTGACAATCCATAAACCATAGGGGCTTACACTTGATAGCTCTTGTCAACATGGGAGACATTGTAAATATTGAACACTATGGTTTGGTGTTCACTCTAGTTTCAAAGGTCCAATGCTTAGTAGACTTACATGTCTCTCAAACATTTACCTTCCAACAATATGTAAAGATGAAAGACAATGTGCATGTAGCCCTAATTAAAATGGATGATACTTAGTTATAGACTTTCTTATCTTCTTTTGGATGAGAATTTCAACTATTTGTGTACCCTTTATCCACACTCTTTGTATTTATTAAAGCAAATTGCAATCAATAAAAATCTATCTCTACTCCTTCCACTTCAATACACACAAAAACCTATTAACATGCCCATTACACAATAGATATGATTCCCCCTCATTCTCTCTTGCTCCTCTTCTTGCTCCCCTTCTCTTGCTtgcttccctccctccacctctatCTCCTTTTATATgagttttcattaaaaaaatgtcatttaaacattaattttgaagaacatataatattttgtttttaaGAGAGATCACAATTCCTTTATAATTCTTTTCATCATTAAATTACTTAAATACTAATTTTTAAaagatataatattatattctaccTAAATGCTATAAAAAATTGTATAATATTGATTAAAACTCTAAATATACTTTTTGACCGTACATATCAAGTAATGAAACAATCAAAACGAATTAGTTAATAAATACGATCAAATATGCCCCAAGAGGCGTTGCCTTTACCTATTCCCTTTTAAGAGATCCATTAAATGAAATCAAACACATTAACATGGAAGGCAATATAGGGTTTCTTTGACATCAGCCCTTTGACCCCAGAATTTAGTCATCCATTGGAATTTGACAAGATAAATACGTGACATGGGAAAGACAAGATCATGCAAGAATAAATGGCACTGAAACCTCGTTGTCTTTGCCGTCTTTATTCTTGCATGGCACGCTTCTAACGCTTTACGTCCGAGTTGCGATATAATGGTGTTTTAGGTTAAAACGAAATTACTATGTCACTTCCTTGTTGTGGATTTGGGTAGGTGAAGCTAATTGTCAATGCATTAACTTAGTCGCCTCAATCAGGCACCGATTCCCAATTGGATGTCAACGTAGGCATTGACTTGTATAAACTGTACCTATTGATGACAACTGGAGAATCAATTTTCTTGTATCTCGCTGTTATCATACGCCAAAATATCTCAGCACTTTGCTCAGCACCTTCACATTTAATTCAACACTCTCTCAAGTCTTATATTGTTGGTTTGACTGAATTACACGTTGTAGTTGAAGCTTAGAAAGCCAAACAAACTGTTAAAAAGACCAACAATTTCAAACATTAAATTGTTAGAATAAATAGAAACTTGCTGAACAAGAAAACGAGAATTTATAGTTATGTTTTGTTTTAGATAAAATCTGTTAATTAATGTTTAGAGTTCATTTTATAATAAAAGTAAGAGAGGTGGAACATAATGGTGTCAGTGTGTTAAcaaatttttttaagttttataTTGTTGTGGTAtaaaattttcaatatttaataataaatataatattctaAATTAAAATGCACATAAAATTTATGTTTTCATATAGGTAGTAAATAAAATACTTTCAAATTAagataaaatgatttttaaatacaTAAAATGACTTTAAATTGGTATTTCTTTATTTTTAACATAAATGTTTTTAATATATCCATGATAATATAAATTCAATTGAAATTCACAaaaatatatataagaaaatatAGTTCATTCAGTATAATTTTTGAGAACAATAAACAATTTATATCAGAAATGCCATTGTTGTGGCTGTGATAACAGCTTACTTTTTTTTGAACAATAAGACAATAGATGGTGAGAGATGTTTGATCTATATTGGAAAGCTACCAGAAGTATAAAAAAAGACCGTATAAAACGACCTCAGACTTTGTTTGAGAAGTGGAGGAATGGGCTTAGTAAACTACGCAATTAGCAAAAGGCTAATTGGGTGGCTTTTTGTTACTTGCCAAGTCTCTAAAATCTCTTCAACACAACTTTCATGCAGGATATTTTGTTAAAGAATGGGCTTAGTAGAAACACTTTAGCTGCAAGATCGGAATGCCCTTGATTGAAATCATGCCATTAGCGCAACTTATGCATGGTTTTTGCATTGCTCCGCAAATCTCTGAAGTCTCTCCAATGCAACTTCCATGGTGGATGTACTCATTTCAGCAAAGCAGACTCGAAACCAGCCAGGCTCCATGCACTTGAATGAAGACCCAGGAGAAATATTCAGCTTCGCCTCGTATAAAATACCTTTCCATAGTTTTAGCTCCCCCTCTATGTCTTTTGATGGAAGTAGATCACTCATGTCCACCCAACAGAAAAGGCCTGCATTCCCTTTTAAGTATTTAATGCCAGCTCGCTCAAACCCTGCAACAATCAATCCATGCCTTTCTTTTAACCTCATCTTATTCTCAGCTATATAATAGTTAACGAATTCGGAATCTGAAAGCATAGTGGACAATAAATGCTGAGTCTGAGTTGAAATCATGGTGAAACTGGACATTCTTCTAGCCGCTGTGACTACTGTATCATTATAGGAATAAATTGTCCCAACTCTGAAGCCTGGAAGACCCATGTCCTTTGATAAACTGTACACGATGTGCACATTATCTGGGGTGTAATTTTCTTCTGCCACAATCTCTGCAATGCTGTGAAACTCTGGAGAATGGAAGACTGAGCCTGCGTAAATCTCATCGCAAACAAGATGTATTTTCTTCTTGTTTGCAAAAGCAAGCAGCATCTTCAATGTCTCAGCACTTGATATTGTGCCCAAAGGATTGCAAGGATTTGTTATGAGAATTCCTTTCACCTTTTTCTTGAGATCTTGGGCTCTCTTGAATGCTGATTCCACTTCAGATTtggtgatttggaagttgtttgagctGTAACAATGGATTGGCTCAATCTCTACTCCTGTGCGCCACCTCAGATCTCTAGCAAAACTACAGTAAAAAGAACAAACTTTAGAAAAGAACTGTTTGCAACATAGGCATGAACATTGCAAAACTAAAAAGCCAGCACAAGATTAAAAACCATCATTTCTGTAAAGCCTAACTTACGCAGGATAATAAGGAGATGGTACTAAGAAGACATCCCCTGCATCAGCAAGGCAGAACATTAGCACCTCGTTAGCTGCAGTTGATCCAGCAGCATTTACTATTCTGTCAGGATCAAATTTCACTTTGTATCCTCTCAATGCCTCCATGAATTTTGCCATAGCCTGTAATGAAAATTCAGAAAGCTTCTTAAAAAGAATCACACTGAAGTAAAGTATGAAGAAAACTTCCTTCCGGCCTCCTAACATTGTTTCAATTTATCAACATTTAGATTCTAAGTTAACCCATTAAaacttcaaaccaaaaacaataaaaCCCATCTCATCTTTGAAGCGTAAGTTACCTTTCTATAATCTGGTAATCCATGATAATCCTGATAAAGTGCCAGTTCTTTAAATGAATCCAAACCCTGTTCGGAAGTAATTGTTGCCTCTGGGTGAACTAACAACCACTCTTCCATCAGGTCAAATGAGAGCTGCAAAGAAGAATGAGTAGTAAATATTTCAGATCTCTAAACAGCAATTATTGCAAGtacatccttcttcttttttttaaaaatttttagcATCAATCTCATTGTTTTCCATAAGCTACaaacaaataatatattaaactATCCATAAAAAAGCCCAAACTAACTCTATCGTTTTGTCAAAATTAACATTCTAACTTAATATAGAAATACTTTGAGATTTTGCATCTTATTCTACCTAACTAAAATGGTGAGACCCAAATATTATTCTTTTATCTTGATGATAGGATCATTTGAATATGATCCTAAACTTTTATGTACGCTCTCAAATCTAAAACCTTTCAAATTCAATACTATAAAACTAAACTAAACATGATTTTGGGCTGTTTTGCAGTACCGTATTCTCTGCAAGGCCCATCTGGATAACCCCATGAGGATTGAGCTTTTCATCATATGGATCTTTTCGATACGCCTCCCACCCAGCAAAGTAAGGCGAATCTTCCCCATGTAAATTGCAAGTTGCCATATTAGACAGACTTATTTCACTATCATCAAAATTATCAACACTTGCACTAAGGCAGTTGTTTTCTTCGCATAGGACGGTCTTCATTTTAACCCAAAAACAATTGAAACCCACAAACTATTATGAAAGCTCTCACACAAAGCTCACTTTAAGTACTTATATTTAACTTC contains:
- the LOC131036396 gene encoding 1-aminocyclopropane-1-carboxylate synthase: MKTVLCEENNCLSASVDNFDDSEISLSNMATCNLHGEDSPYFAGWEAYRKDPYDEKLNPHGVIQMGLAENTLSFDLMEEWLLVHPEATITSEQGLDSFKELALYQDYHGLPDYRKAMAKFMEALRGYKVKFDPDRIVNAAGSTAANEVLMFCLADAGDVFLVPSPYYPAFARDLRWRTGVEIEPIHCYSSNNFQITKSEVESAFKRAQDLKKKVKGILITNPCNPLGTISSAETLKMLLAFANKKKIHLVCDEIYAGSVFHSPEFHSIAEIVAEENYTPDNVHIVYSLSKDMGLPGFRVGTIYSYNDTVVTAARRMSSFTMISTQTQHLLSTMLSDSEFVNYYIAENKMRLKERHGLIVAGFERAGIKYLKGNAGLFCWVDMSDLLPSKDIEGELKLWKGILYEAKLNISPGSSFKCMEPGWFRVCFAEMSTSTMEVALERLQRFAEQCKNHA